One genomic window of Cricetulus griseus strain 17A/GY chromosome 3, alternate assembly CriGri-PICRH-1.0, whole genome shotgun sequence includes the following:
- the Ctrl gene encoding chymotrypsin-like protease CTRL-1 isoform X1, whose amino-acid sequence MQLGGTLRKNVGRGRLGCGSLPALCSGCGVPAITPVLSSTQRIVNGENAVPGSWPWQVSLQESNGYHFCGGSLISPNWVVTATHCQVTPGRHFVVLGEYDRSSNAEPVQVLSISKAISHPNWNPTNLNNDVTLLKLASPARYTSRISPVCLASSNEALPAGLTCVTTGWGRTSGVGNVTPARLQQVVLPLVTVNQCRQYWGSDITDSMICAGASGASSCQGDSGGPLVCQKGNTWVLTGIVSWGTKNCNVRAPAVYARVSKFNTWINQVMANN is encoded by the exons ATGCAGCTTGGGGGCACCTTAAGGAAGAATGTAGGGAGAGGTAGGCTGGGATGTGGATCCTTACCAGCCCTGTGTTCAGGCTGTGGTGTTCCTGCCATCACACCTGTATTGAGCTCCACCCAGAGGATTGTCAATGGGGAGAACGCAGTGCCTGGCTCCTGGCCCTGGCAGGTGTCTCTGCAG GAAAGCAATGGCTACCACTTCTGTGGTGGTTCTCTCATCAGCCCAAACTGGGTAGTCACTGCTACCCACTGCCAAGTCAC TCCTGGACGACACTTTGTTGTTTTGGGAGAATATGACCGATCTTCCAATGCTGAGCCTGTGCAAGTGCTATCCATCTCGAAG GCCATTTCACACCCTAATTGGAACCCCACCAATTTGAACAATGACGTGACACTCCTGAAGCTCGCCTCACCAGCCCGGTACACATCACGAATCTCACCAGTCTGCCTGGCTTCCTCAAATGAGGCACTACCTGCAGGCCTCACATGTGTCACCACTGGCTGGGGCCGCACCAGTGGTGTGG GCAATGTGACACCAGCACGTCTGCAGCAAGTAGTTCTACCCCTGGTCACTGTGAATCAGTGTCGGCAGTATTGGGGTTCAGATATTACTGATTCCATGATCTGTGCAGGTGCCTCAGGTGCCTCTTCCTGTCAG GGTGACTCAGGAGGTCCTCTTGTCTGCCAGAAAGGAAACACATGGGTGCTTACTGGTATTGTTTCCTGGGGCACTAAGAACTGCAATGTGCGAGCACCAGCAGTATACGCTCGGGTTAGCAAGTTCAACACCTGGATCAACCAGGTCATGGCCAACAACTAA
- the Psmb10 gene encoding proteasome subunit beta type-10 isoform X2 → MLKQAVEHRGGFSFENCQRNASLEQVLSGLRVPHARKTGTTIAGLVFRDGVILGADTRATNDSVVVDKSCEKIHFIAPKIYCCGAGVAADTEMTTRMAASKMELHALSTGREPRVATVTRILRQTLFRYQGHVGASLIVGGVDLTGPQLYGVHPHGSYSRLPFTALGSGQDAALALLEDRFQPNMTNWPLPLCSWNHSCPDPGSKTSEPGASGGNGADHGGGIKWPKT, encoded by the exons ATGCTGAAGCAGGCAGTGGAACACAGAGGAGGCTTCTCTTTCGAGAACTGCCAGAG GAATGCGTCCTTGGAACAGGTCCTCTCGGGCCTTCGGGTCCCTCATGCACGCAAAACCGGGACTACCATCGCGGGACTTGTGTTCCGA GATGGAGTTATCTTGGGCGCGGATACGCGGGCCACTAACGATTCGGTCGTGGTGGACAAAAGCTGCGAGAAGATCCACTTCATCGCCCCCAAAATCTA CTGCTGTGGGGCTGGAGTGGCTGCGGACACTGAGATGACCACGCGGATGGCAGCTTCCAAGATGGAGCTACACGCGCTGTCCACCGGCCGTGAGCCTCGGGTGGCCACGGTCACCCGTATCCTGCGCCAGACACTCTTCCG GTACCAAGGCCACGTGGGAGCATCACTGATCGTGGGCGGGGTTGATCTGACCGGGCCTCAACTCTATGGCGTGCACCCCCACGGTTCCTACAGCCGTCTGCCCTTTACTGCCCTGG GCTCTGGACAGGATGCAGCCTTGGCACTGTTGGAGGACAGGTTCCAGCCAAACATGACG AACTGGCCGTTACCACTTTGCTCCTGGAACCACAGCTGTCCTGACCCAGGAAGTAAGacctctgaacctggagcttctgGAGGAAACGGTGCAGACCATGGAGGTGGAATAAAGTGGCCTAAGACTTAG
- the Slc12a4 gene encoding solute carrier family 12 member 4 isoform X2 (The sequence of the model RefSeq protein was modified relative to this genomic sequence to represent the inferred CDS: added 87 bases not found in genome assembly), giving the protein MPHFTVVPVDGPRRGDYDNLEGLSWVDYGERAEREDSDGQSNHRENSPFLCPLEASRGSDYYDRNLALFEEELDIRPKVSSLLGKLVSYTNLTQGAKEHEEAESGEGARRRAAKAPSMGTLMGVYLPCLQNIFGVILFLRLTWMVGTAGVLQALLIVLICCCCTLLTAISMSAIATNGVVPAGGSYFMISRSLGPEFGGAVGLCFYLGTTFAAAMYILGAIEILLTYIAPPAAIFQPSGTHDMSSATLNNMRVYGTIFLTFMTLVVFVGVKYVNKFASLFLACVIISILSIYAGGIKSIFDPPVFPVCMLGNRTLSRDQFDICAKTVMVDNETVATRLWSFFCHSPNLTADSCDPYFLLNNVTEIPGIPGAAAGVLQENLWSAYLEKGEVVEKHGLPSTDTLGLKESLSLYVVADIATSFTVLVGIFFPSVTGIMAGSNRSGDLRDAQKSIPVGTILAIVTTSLVYFSSVILFGACIDGVVLRDKYGDGVSRNLVVGTLAWPSPWVIVVGSFFSTCGAGLQSLTGAPRLLQAIAKDNIIPFLRVFGHGKANGEPTWALLLTALIAELGILIASLDMVAPILSMFFLMCYLFVNLACAVQTLLRTPNWRPRFKYYHWALSFLGMSLCLALMFVSSWYYALVAMLIAGMIYKYIEYQGAEKEWGDGIRGLSLSAARYALLRLEEGPPHTKNWRPQLLVLLKLDEDLHVKYPRLLTFASQLKAGKGLTIVGSVIQGSFLESYGEAQAAEQTIKNMMEIEKVKGFCQVVVASKVREGLAHLIQSCGLGGMRHNSVVLGWPYGWRQSEDPRAWKTFIDTVRCTTAAHLALLVPKNIAFYPSNHERYLEGHIDVWWIVHDGGMLMLLPFLLRQHKVWRKCRMRIFTVAQMDDNSIQMKKDLAIFLYHLRLEAEVEVVEMHNSDISAYTYERTLMMEQRSQMLRQMRLTKTERDREAQLVKDRHSALRLESLYSDEEDEAAAGADRIQMTWTRDKYMPEPWDPSHAPDNFRELVHIKPDQSNVRRMHTAVKLNEVIVTRSHDARLVLLNMPGPPKNSEGDENYMEFLEVLTEGLERVLLVRGGGREVITIYS; this is encoded by the exons GAGGAACTGGACATACGCCCAAAGGTGTCATCTCTCCTGGGCAAGCTTGTCAGCTACACCAACCTCACCCAAGGAGCCAAGGAACATGAGGAAGCTGAGAGTGGGGAAGGTGCCCGTCGGAGAGCTGCCAAG GCACCCAGCATGGGCACCCTTATGGGAGTGTACCTTCCCTGCCTGCAGAATAtctttggggtcatccttttccTGCGGCTGACCTGGATGGTGGGCACAGCTGGTGTACTGCAGGCCCTCCTCATCGTACTcatctgctgctgctgt ACCCTGCTGACAGCCATCTCCATGAGTGCCATTGCCACCAATGGTGTGGTTCCAG CTGGTGGCTCCTACTTCATGATTTCCCGTTCACTGGGACCAGAATTTGGAGGTGCTGTGGGCCTGTGCTTCTACCTGGGAACAACATTTGCAGCAGCCATGTATATCCTTGGGGCCATTGAGATCTTGCTG ACCTACATTGCTCCACCAGCTGCCATCTTTCAGCCATCTGGTACTCATGACATGTCAAGTGCCACCTTGAACAACATGCGGGTGTATGGGACCATTTTTCTGACTTTTATGACCCTGGTGGTGTTTGTTGGTGTCAAGTATGTGAACAAATTTGCCTCACTTTTCCTGGCCTGTGTGATCATCTCCATCCTTTCCATTTACGCTGGAGGCATCAAGTCTATTTTTGACCCTCCTGTGTTTCC GGTGTGCATGCTGGGCAATAGGACCCTGTCTCGGGACCAGTTTGACATCTGTGCCAAGACAGTTATGGTGGACAATGAGACAGTGGCCACCCGGCTGTGGAGTTTCTTCTGCCACAGCCCCAACCTTACTGCTGACTCCTGTGACCCCTACTTCCTGCTCAACAATGTGACTGAAATCCCTGGCATACCTGGGGCAGCTGCTGGTGTGCTCCAGG AGAACCTATGGAGTGCTTACCTGGAGAAGGGCGAGGTTGTGGAGAAGCATGGGCTGCCCTCTACAGATACCCTTGGCCTGAAGGAGAGcctatccctctatgtggtggCAGACATTGCCACATCCTTCACTGTGCTGGTTGGCATCTTTTTCCCTTCTGTAACAG GCATCATGGCTGGCTCAAACCGTTCCGGGGACCTCCGTGATGCTCAGAAGTCTATCCCGGTGGGGACCATTCTGGCCATTGTTACCACTTCACTTGTGT ACTTCAGCAGTGTGATTCTCTTTGGTGCCTGCATTGACGGTGTAGTGCTCCGGGACAA gtatgGTGACGGCGTCAGCAGGAACCTGGTGGTGGGCACCTTGGCCTGGCCTTCACCCTGGGTCATTGTCGTCGGCTCCTTCTTCTCAACATGTGGTGCTGGCCTCCAAAGCCTTACTGGAGCACCACGCTTATTGCAAGCCATTGCCAAGGATAACATCATCCCCTTCCTCCGG GTGTTTGGCCATGGGAAAGCAAATGGTGAGCCAACGTGGGCACTCCTCCTGACGGCACTCATCGCTGAACTGGGCATCCTCATTGCCTCCCTTGACATGGTGGCCCCCATTCTGTCCAT GTTCTTTCTGATGTGTTACCTGTTTGTAAACTTGGCCTGTGCTGTGCAGACGCTTCTGAGGACCCCCAACTGGCGGCCCCGATTCAAATACTATCACTG GGCACTGTCTTTCCTAGGCATGAGTCTCTGCCTGGCTCTTATGTTTGTCTCCTCCTGGTACTATGCCCTAGTTGCCATGCTCATTGCGGGCATGATCTACAAGTACATTGAGTACCAAGG GGCTGAGAAGGAGTGGGGTGACGGGATTCGAGGCCTGTCCCTGAGTGCTGCACGCTATGCACTGTTGAGGCTGGAAGAAGGGCCTCCTCATACCAAAAACTGGCG GCCTCAGCTCCTGGTGCTGCTGAAGCTAGACGAAGACCTTCATGTGAAGTACCCCCGGCTCCTCACCTTTGCCTCCCAGCTTAAGGCTGGGAAGGGCCTGACAATTGTTGGCTCTGTCATCCAGGGCAGCTTCTTAGAGAGCTATGGTGAGGCCCAGGCTGCTGAGCAG ACAATCAAGAACATGATGGAGATTGAGAAAGTAAAAGGCTtctgccaggtagtggtggccaGCAAGGTTCGAGAGGGACTGGCCCACCTCATCCAGTCTTGTGGCCTGGGCGGCATGAGACATAACTCCGTGGTGCTGGGCTGGCCCTACGGCTGGCGACAGAGTGAGGACCCTCGTGCCTGGAAGACCTTTATTG ACACTGTGCGCTGTACCACAGCTGCCCACCTGGCCCTGCTGGTGCCAAAGAACATAGCTTTCTACCCCAGCAACCATGAGCGCTACCTGGAGGGCCACATTGACGTGTGGTGGATCGTGCATGATGGAGGCATGCTTATGCTTTTGCCCTTCCTGCTACGCCAACATAAG GTTTGGAGGAAGTGCCGGATGCGCATTTTCACTGTGGCCCAGATGGATGACAACAGCATCCAGATGAAGAAGGATCTAGCCATCTTCCTGTATCACCTCCGTCTGGAAGCCGAAGTGGAGGTGGTGGAGATG CATAACAGTGACATCTCTGCATATACCTATGAGCGGACACTGATGATGGAGCAGCGGTCTCAGATGCTGCGGCAGATGAGGCTGACCAAGACCGAGCGGGATCGAGAA GCCCAGCTGGTCAAAGACAGGCACTCAGCCCTGCGGCTAGAGAGCCTTTACTCAGATGAGGAGGATGAGGCTGCAGCAGGGGCTGACAGGATCCAGATGACATGGACCAGAGACAAGTACATGCCTGAGCCCTGGGACCCTAGCCATGCCCCCGACAACTTCCGGGAGCTGGTGCACATTAAGCC GGATCAGTCCAATGTACGGCGCATGCACACTGCTGTGAAGCTCAATGAAGTCATTGTCACACGCTCCCATGATGCCCGCCTAGTCCTACTGAACATGCCTGGTCCCCCTAAGAACAGTGAGGGTGATGAGAACT ACATGGAATTCCTTGAAGTGCTGACTGAGGGCCTTGAACGAGTGTTGTTGGTGCGTGGAGGTGGCCGTGAAGTCATCACCATCTATTCCTGA
- the Lcat gene encoding phosphatidylcholine-sterol acyltransferase isoform X1: MFVLWGQGSAAWFLHLPCLKGAWMLQYWWGSRKCGGEKIDMVRGCGKWRGGRFLVVGWGVGEKPRSPEQKLVPTVPGCLGNRLEAKLDKPDVVNWLCYRKTEDFFTIWLDLNMFLPLGVDCWIDNTRVVYNRSSGHVSNAPGVQIRVPGFGKTYSVEYLDDNKLAGYMHTLVQNLVNNGYVRDETVRAAPYDWRLEPSQQDEYYRKLAGLVEEMYAAYGKPVFLIGHSLGCLHVLYFLLRQPQSWKDRFIDGFISLGAPWGGSIKPMLVMASGDNQGIPFMSSIKLREEQRITTTSPWMFPARQVWPEDHVFISTPNFNYTGQDFKRFFEDLHFEDGWYMWLQSRDLLAGLPAPGVEVYCLYGVGLPTPHTYIYDHSFPYKDPVAALYEDGDDTVATRSTELCGRWHGHQSQPVHLMPMNGTEHLNMVFSNKTLEHINAILSGAYRHGIPEAPAASPGPPPPE; encoded by the exons ATGTTTGTTTTGTGGGGGCAGGGGTCAGCGGCTTGGTTCCTGCACCTTCCCTGCCTAAAGGGAGCCTGGATGTTGCAGTACTGGTGGGGCAGTAGGAAGTGTGGTGGAGAGAAGATAGATATGGTTAGAGGGTGTGGGAAATGGAGGGGTGGGCGTTTTTTGGTGGTAGGGTGGGGGGTTGGAGAGAAGCCAAGAAGTCCAGAACAAAAGCTGGTGCCCACAGTGCCTGGCTGCCTGGGGAATCGGCTGGAAGCTAAGCTGGATAAACCAGATGTGGTGAACTGGTTGTGCTACCGCAAGACAGAGGACTTCTTCACCATCTGGCTGGATCTCAATATGTTTCTACCCCTTGGGGTGGACTGCTGGATTGATAATACCAG GGTTGTCTACAACCGCAGCTCTGGGCACGTGTCCAATGCTCCTGGTGTACAGATCCGTGTCCCTGGCTTTGGCAAGACCTACTCTGTTGAGTACTTAGATGACAACAAGCTAGCAG GTTACATGCACACACTGGTACAGAATCTGGTTAACAATGGGTATGTGCGGGATGAGACAGTGCGGGCCGCACCCTATGACTGGCGTCTGGAACCCA GCCAGCAGGATGAATACTACCGGAAGCTGGCAGGACTGGTAGAGGAGATGTATGCTGCTTATGGGAAGCCTGTCTTCCTTATTGGGCACAGCCTTGGCTGCCTACATGTGCTCTACTTCTTACTGCGTCAGCCTCAGTCCTGGAAGGACCGCTTCATTGATGGTTTTATCTCTCTTGGGGCTCCTTGGGGTGGCTCTATCAAGCCCATGCTGGTCATGGCCTCAG GTGACAACCAGGGCATCCCATTCATGTCCAGCATCAAGCTGAGAGAGGAGCAACGAATAACCACGACCTCCCCCTGGATGTTTCCAGCCCGCCAAGTATGGCCTGAAGACCATGTATTCATTTCCACACCAAACTTCAATTACACAGGCCAAGACTTCAAACGTTTTTTTGAGGATCTTCATTTTGAAGACGGATGGTACATGTGGCTACAGTCACGTGACCTGCTGGCAGGCCTCCCAGCACCTGGTGTAGAAGTATACTGTCTGTATGGTGTGGGTCTGCCCACACCTCACACATACATCTATGACCACAGCTTTCCCTACAAAGACCCAGTGGCTGCACTCTATGAGGATGGTGATGACACTGTAGCCACACGCAGCACTGAGCTCTGTGGCCGGTGGCATGGCCACCAATCACAGCCTGTACACCTGATGCCCATGAATGGGACAGAACATCTCAACATGGTCTTCAGCAATAAGACATTGGAACATATCAATGCCATTCTCTCAGGTGCCTATCGCCATGGTATTCCTGAGGCCCCAGCTGCCAGCCCAGGTCCCCCACCCCCTGAATAA
- the Lcat gene encoding phosphatidylcholine-sterol acyltransferase isoform X2 has protein sequence MGLPGSPWQWVLLLLGLLLPPATPFWLLNVLFPPQTTPKAELSNHTRPVILVPGCLGNRLEAKLDKPDVVNWLCYRKTEDFFTIWLDLNMFLPLGVDCWIDNTRVVYNRSSGHVSNAPGVQIRVPGFGKTYSVEYLDDNKLAGYMHTLVQNLVNNGYVRDETVRAAPYDWRLEPSQQDEYYRKLAGLVEEMYAAYGKPVFLIGHSLGCLHVLYFLLRQPQSWKDRFIDGFISLGAPWGGSIKPMLVMASGDNQGIPFMSSIKLREEQRITTTSPWMFPARQVWPEDHVFISTPNFNYTGQDFKRFFEDLHFEDGWYMWLQSRDLLAGLPAPGVEVYCLYGVGLPTPHTYIYDHSFPYKDPVAALYEDGDDTVATRSTELCGRWHGHQSQPVHLMPMNGTEHLNMVFSNKTLEHINAILSGAYRHGIPEAPAASPGPPPPE, from the exons ATGGGGCTGCCTGGCTCCCCATGGCAGTGGGTGCTGCTGCTGTTGGGGCTGCTGCTCCCTCCTGCCACCCCCTTCTGGCTCCTCAATGTGCTCTTCCCCCCGCAAACCACGCCCAAGGCTGAACTCAGTAACCACACAAGGCCTGTCATCCTCG TGCCTGGCTGCCTGGGGAATCGGCTGGAAGCTAAGCTGGATAAACCAGATGTGGTGAACTGGTTGTGCTACCGCAAGACAGAGGACTTCTTCACCATCTGGCTGGATCTCAATATGTTTCTACCCCTTGGGGTGGACTGCTGGATTGATAATACCAG GGTTGTCTACAACCGCAGCTCTGGGCACGTGTCCAATGCTCCTGGTGTACAGATCCGTGTCCCTGGCTTTGGCAAGACCTACTCTGTTGAGTACTTAGATGACAACAAGCTAGCAG GTTACATGCACACACTGGTACAGAATCTGGTTAACAATGGGTATGTGCGGGATGAGACAGTGCGGGCCGCACCCTATGACTGGCGTCTGGAACCCA GCCAGCAGGATGAATACTACCGGAAGCTGGCAGGACTGGTAGAGGAGATGTATGCTGCTTATGGGAAGCCTGTCTTCCTTATTGGGCACAGCCTTGGCTGCCTACATGTGCTCTACTTCTTACTGCGTCAGCCTCAGTCCTGGAAGGACCGCTTCATTGATGGTTTTATCTCTCTTGGGGCTCCTTGGGGTGGCTCTATCAAGCCCATGCTGGTCATGGCCTCAG GTGACAACCAGGGCATCCCATTCATGTCCAGCATCAAGCTGAGAGAGGAGCAACGAATAACCACGACCTCCCCCTGGATGTTTCCAGCCCGCCAAGTATGGCCTGAAGACCATGTATTCATTTCCACACCAAACTTCAATTACACAGGCCAAGACTTCAAACGTTTTTTTGAGGATCTTCATTTTGAAGACGGATGGTACATGTGGCTACAGTCACGTGACCTGCTGGCAGGCCTCCCAGCACCTGGTGTAGAAGTATACTGTCTGTATGGTGTGGGTCTGCCCACACCTCACACATACATCTATGACCACAGCTTTCCCTACAAAGACCCAGTGGCTGCACTCTATGAGGATGGTGATGACACTGTAGCCACACGCAGCACTGAGCTCTGTGGCCGGTGGCATGGCCACCAATCACAGCCTGTACACCTGATGCCCATGAATGGGACAGAACATCTCAACATGGTCTTCAGCAATAAGACATTGGAACATATCAATGCCATTCTCTCAGGTGCCTATCGCCATGGTATTCCTGAGGCCCCAGCTGCCAGCCCAGGTCCCCCACCCCCTGAATAA
- the Ctrl gene encoding chymotrypsin-like protease CTRL-1 isoform X2 — MLLLSLTLSLVLLGSSWGCGVPAITPVLSSTQRIVNGENAVPGSWPWQVSLQESNGYHFCGGSLISPNWVVTATHCQVTPGRHFVVLGEYDRSSNAEPVQVLSISKAISHPNWNPTNLNNDVTLLKLASPARYTSRISPVCLASSNEALPAGLTCVTTGWGRTSGVGNVTPARLQQVVLPLVTVNQCRQYWGSDITDSMICAGASGASSCQGDSGGPLVCQKGNTWVLTGIVSWGTKNCNVRAPAVYARVSKFNTWINQVMANN; from the exons ATGTTACTGCTCAGCCTAACCCTCAGCCTGGTCCTCCTTGGCTCCTCCTGGG GCTGTGGTGTTCCTGCCATCACACCTGTATTGAGCTCCACCCAGAGGATTGTCAATGGGGAGAACGCAGTGCCTGGCTCCTGGCCCTGGCAGGTGTCTCTGCAG GAAAGCAATGGCTACCACTTCTGTGGTGGTTCTCTCATCAGCCCAAACTGGGTAGTCACTGCTACCCACTGCCAAGTCAC TCCTGGACGACACTTTGTTGTTTTGGGAGAATATGACCGATCTTCCAATGCTGAGCCTGTGCAAGTGCTATCCATCTCGAAG GCCATTTCACACCCTAATTGGAACCCCACCAATTTGAACAATGACGTGACACTCCTGAAGCTCGCCTCACCAGCCCGGTACACATCACGAATCTCACCAGTCTGCCTGGCTTCCTCAAATGAGGCACTACCTGCAGGCCTCACATGTGTCACCACTGGCTGGGGCCGCACCAGTGGTGTGG GCAATGTGACACCAGCACGTCTGCAGCAAGTAGTTCTACCCCTGGTCACTGTGAATCAGTGTCGGCAGTATTGGGGTTCAGATATTACTGATTCCATGATCTGTGCAGGTGCCTCAGGTGCCTCTTCCTGTCAG GGTGACTCAGGAGGTCCTCTTGTCTGCCAGAAAGGAAACACATGGGTGCTTACTGGTATTGTTTCCTGGGGCACTAAGAACTGCAATGTGCGAGCACCAGCAGTATACGCTCGGGTTAGCAAGTTCAACACCTGGATCAACCAGGTCATGGCCAACAACTAA
- the Psmb10 gene encoding proteasome subunit beta type-10 isoform X1 has protein sequence MLKQAVEHRGGFSFENCQRNASLEQVLSGLRVPHARKTGTTIAGLVFRDGVILGADTRATNDSVVVDKSCEKIHFIAPKIYCCGAGVAADTEMTTRMAASKMELHALSTGREPRVATVTRILRQTLFRYQGHVGASLIVGGVDLTGPQLYGVHPHGSYSRLPFTALGSGQDAALALLEDRFQPNMTLEAAQELLVEAITAGILGDLGSGGSVDACVITATGAQLLRTLSSPTKPVQRTGRYHFAPGTTAVLTQEVRPLNLELLEETVQTMEVE, from the exons ATGCTGAAGCAGGCAGTGGAACACAGAGGAGGCTTCTCTTTCGAGAACTGCCAGAG GAATGCGTCCTTGGAACAGGTCCTCTCGGGCCTTCGGGTCCCTCATGCACGCAAAACCGGGACTACCATCGCGGGACTTGTGTTCCGA GATGGAGTTATCTTGGGCGCGGATACGCGGGCCACTAACGATTCGGTCGTGGTGGACAAAAGCTGCGAGAAGATCCACTTCATCGCCCCCAAAATCTA CTGCTGTGGGGCTGGAGTGGCTGCGGACACTGAGATGACCACGCGGATGGCAGCTTCCAAGATGGAGCTACACGCGCTGTCCACCGGCCGTGAGCCTCGGGTGGCCACGGTCACCCGTATCCTGCGCCAGACACTCTTCCG GTACCAAGGCCACGTGGGAGCATCACTGATCGTGGGCGGGGTTGATCTGACCGGGCCTCAACTCTATGGCGTGCACCCCCACGGTTCCTACAGCCGTCTGCCCTTTACTGCCCTGG GCTCTGGACAGGATGCAGCCTTGGCACTGTTGGAGGACAGGTTCCAGCCAAACATGACG CTGGAGGCTGCACAAGAGCTGTTGGTGGAAGCCATCACTGCAGGGATCCTGGGTGACCTGGGCTCTGGAGGCagtgtggatgcatgtgtgatCACTGCAACAGGCGCCCAGCTGCTGAGGACACTGAGCTCTCCCACAAAGCCAGTGCAGAG AACTGGCCGTTACCACTTTGCTCCTGGAACCACAGCTGTCCTGACCCAGGAAGTAAGacctctgaacctggagcttctgGAGGAAACGGTGCAGACCATGGAGGTGGAATAA